In the Granulosicoccus antarcticus IMCC3135 genome, TCCAGCCATGGCTGGAGATATCCTTGCGTATGTCTGCCTCTATCTCTTTCGCCGGATCGAAAGACAGGAACGTGTGAGGGGGGGAGTCCGGTTCCACGCCTCTGCTCAGTGCATCGTCCATGAGCATGTAGCGCTCGTATTGGACGAGCTGATCGAACAGGAGGATGCCGAAGTGTTGACCCATCTGGCCGATGACCGATAGCGCTGCGTGCTTCACACCCATAGCCTCGATGCTGACACTGATCAGGCTTTGGTCGTGAGGAATCAGACTCCACGGCTTGGCGCGATACAACAGGGCGGCAGCGTCAAAGAATTCACCAATGGCCTCAGCACCGGCTCCGGTGGCGGAATACGTCATGGGTTTGCTCAGTGCCATGTCCTTTTGCATGATGGATTGCAGTCTTGCGAGCTCAGGTGTTGGTGCGCACTCAAAATGGATGGATGGGAATGACGCCTTGAGAATTTCGATGTGTCTGGCATCGCTCATACGAATATGCGAAGGGGCTCCTGCTGGCCCGATAGCAGGCTCGTTGATCGCCATTTCGAGTTCTTGTGGCAGATCGAGTTCCAGATTCTCCGGGCCCATCAGCTCTATCCTGATGACCTGGCCAATGTCATTCAGCCACATGAACATCTGAGGACGATAGGGAGCTCCCGGTTCGTCCGTGATGAAGCGAGGGGCGTCAATCAGGCCCCCGATCCACTCCCGCTTGCGGCCTATCGAGGAGATGCTTGCTGAGCCGCTCTTGTCACTCTGGACCAGTGATAACGGTGTGGGTTCCTGGCGGCTTGTGTCAGGGGATTCCACTTTTTCCAGAAGTTCAGGGGAAACATTCCATTTCGTGCCGGCATAACTCAAGAGAGTGACCGTCTTTTTGTTGGGTTTGATAACAATCGCCTCTACCGGCTCGCCGTGCTTGTCCTCGAAGCAGACCCGGTCGCCAGGCTTGAACCGAGCCATATGCGCAGCTCGACTGTCTGCCTGTTGCTGCTTGGCCCGTTCGACGATGTAGACATTGATGAGCGATAGATCATGTTCTGTACAGTCGTCGAGAAGCGACTGTATGGCGCTCAGATGTGCAGGTAGTTCAGGTAGTAATGCCATGGGGGAAGCTTGATTAGAATGACGCTACCGACAAGGATACAGGCGATGAGACGAGAACTGAAGTGCTCACTTGGTTCACATCGTCTCACCTGGCAACTGTGGAATTTTCAGAGGGTAGTGGACTGATGCAGGTCGAGTTCACGCTGGGGAAGCCGACTGCTGGCGAGGCACACACCGAATCAGGGGTGATATTTCCTGAGATTTGAGGCGTTTGTTGTCTGATTTTCGATCGCCCTCTGATGCTGGCGCGACGCAGCTTTTGCGCTGAGTGTGATGTACTTCATGGATTTGAACTCGTGCTGCACTACTGCTGTATACACGACAATAGTGTCAGGTCGCACGCGAGTAGAATGCATGCTGAATCTGAAATGGCTTTAATAGCCTCCAGGTAACAAAGGATTGCTTCACTATGCCCTTATATGATCCACCAAAGCAGTGGCGCCCTTTCTACCACCGGTGCGGCAAGTTGCCGGCTGATGGTATTGACGTTCACTATCTCGGCAACGAGTTTTTGAACCGACCACCTTGCTGGGTGATGACGATCAGCCGGGAAGCAACCGAGTCTGATCTGGAAGAGAATCACAAACTGGAAGAGGTGGGCGAGTCGATCTGGATGGTGGCTGCGGAGATTACCCATTGCCCCTACTGTGGCGAACATCTGCCAGTGCCGGATGTGGAAGATCACGACCTGGAAGTGGATCTGGACGAAACCGAGCACGCCGGTCATGATGCGTTCGGAGCGTTTTCGCTTCTGAACATGTAGTCGTGGTCGGTCTCGAAGAACTGGGCTTGAGCCTGCCTTTGCCGCCCAAGCCGATCGGCAACTACCTGCCGGCTGTGGTAGACGGCGACATGCTTTATGTATCGAGAACGCTGGGCACCATACGCGACGAAAACGACAATGACATCGTGCCTATCAAGGGCAAGCTGGGATCTGATCTCACCATAGAGCAGGGCTACCAATCGGCCAGGTACATGGCGCCGAGCATTGCGGCATTGGAGGCCGATGATGAATACTTCAAACAGATCAACCTGCTGACACTCAGAAATACCATGCTTGGCAATTTCCTGGGGACCCCGGGTGTGAGCCTGCCTGTTGGCAAGGATGGGCAGGGTTTGCCCGTTGGTATGCTGGTATCGGCTGCGATGGATCGTGACGATCAATTATCGCGTATTGCAAGGGTGATACAGAATGTGATTGAAAGGTAGGTGGTTATCTCCTGTTGGATAAGCTGAAACACGAGAGCATTTACCGGGCTAATTACGTTAGCCGGGCACTGTCAACGAGCCTTCAAGGGCTTCGCTGATAGCACAAAGCAGGTCTGAGCGCGAAACAGGTTTTGAGAGTTGGAGGTTGCCACCACCTACCATTTCATCAGCAACGCAGAAGTCGGAATAGCCAGACATGGTAATGACCGGCAGTTCGGGGCAACGCTTACGCAGAATGGTCGCCAGATCAACACCATTCATGCGGCCGGGCATCATGACGTCAGTCAATAGCAGATCGAAATCTTGATTGCTCTCAATTATAATGAGGGCCTGATCCGCTGTGTCGGCCGTTGTCACCGCATAACCGGCGCTGCTAAGCATGGCTTCGAGTACATCCAGAACTTCAGCAGTATCTTCGACGAGCAGAATACGTTGGCCTGTCGGTTCAAGCGCTTTTCCCACTGAATATTTCGGCTCTGCGTCAACTGCTGTTGTGCTGGCCGGAAAGAAAAGTTCAAAAGTCGTGCCTTTGCCAGTCTCGGAAGTGACCGCCGCTCCACCTTTCGACTGTTCCATGAATCCCTGGATCATCGACAGGCCCAGCCCCGATCCTTGCCCCGGAGCTTTGGTGGTGAAGAAGGGTTCAAAAATTCTCGAGAGATTTTCTGCGGCGATCCCATGCCCAGTATCGGTGACTGATAACACCACATAAGGACCTGTTTGAATCGTGTCTGGATAATCAGAGGTGCTTTCAGTTATGTCGACACCAGTAGTGGTAATGGTTAGTGTACCGCCATCGGGCATCGCATCACGGGCATTCAGGATCAGGTTCAACAGTGCACTTTCTGTCGCACCTACGTCCACTTCGATCGGCCAAAGCTCTTCTGTGAGGGTGGTTTCCACGGAAATGTTGGTGGCAATGGTACGCACAGTCCAATCACGCGTCTCTCTCACCATCTCGTTTACGTCAACCCTGCGCGGCTGCAGTGGAGCCTTGCGGGCGAAGGCGAGCATGGAGCGCGTCAGGTCTGCGCCACGGCTGGCCGCACCGATACTGGCATCGATATGTTCGAGGTGAACTTCGTTGGAAATATTGTCGCGCAGTAACTCTTGTCGGCTGAGGATGACGGCGAGAAGGTTGTTGAAATCGTGGGCTACACCGCCGGTAAGCTGACCGACCATGCTGAGGCGATCGTAGTGCTCCACCCGCGAGCGATCGCGTTCATGCTCCGTTACATCCTCGATGACAAGCACGGTACCGATCTCAGGTGATGCCTTGCGCGGCAGTGATGTGCTTGCCAGCCGAACACTGCGCATCTCCTCAGTAGCGGCACCCGACATAAGAAACACGCCGACTGCCTGGTGGTCTTTTGACAATGCTCTGTTGACCGGGTTCTCCACACCAACCAGTGCTTGCGTCTGGCCGGCATTGAAGAACAAGACATCACTGGGCCAGTTGATCGGTGTGGAGCTGTCATCGATCCCGATCATCTCTCTGGCCACCGGGTTGGCGAATACGATTTCCCCATTCCGGTTCATGCCCAGAATACCGCTTTGAGCGGCGTCCATTACGGCGCGCAACTGGCTGGTTGCGTTGAGTGTTTCGGCAGTTCGGTCTTCGGCGTGATTGCGCAAGGTTTCCGCTTCCCTGCGTGCTCGTTCCGCTTCGTCGTGGGCCAGTTTCGCTTCACCATGTGCGGCCTTTGCACGGCGGCGCGCCCGATCGCTCATGATCAGCGCCGAACCAAAGGCAAGGATGAGCATTGCTGCGGCTAACAGCCCTGCGATGGCGATTCGTTGGCGACCGGCAGTCCAGAAAACTGGCGCACCAAAGTATTTCTGCCTCAAAGTGGCGTAATCATCAGATAGCAGATAGCTGCCAATTGCCGTATTCAGACGTTCTCGAACCTTGCCTAGTCCAAAGCGCAGAAGAATTCCTCGTTCTGAGCGGTAGAGTTCGGGAGTAAGTTCCAGTATCTCTGCTGATAATTCCCGCCGCTCAGCACTCGCTGAAGTGTAACCTTTGGTTTTCAGAACGACGTCGATGCTTCTATCAAGCAGGGCATCCAGAAGGTAGTCTCCCGGTTCGAACGTGATAACATCCAGAGTCTTGTCTTTGAGCGCCATCCTGTGGCCGAATGTGCCTCCCAGGACACCCACCTTGTGTCCGGAAATATCGCCAAGAGACAGAGTTTCCTCACGTTCATTGCGGCGCACAGTTGCAGTAACGAGAAGCTCTTCCGTGGGCAGGGTGTGGTCAGCCAGTCCGCGGGAGTCGGTCGGAAGCGCGAATAATGGGATCAGATCTACGCCAGACGCATTCGGCCCTTGAGTCATGTCCGCAAAACTTATGACCTCGAAGCGGTAGTTCAGACCCGCTCGCTCTGCCAGTTTCTGGAACAGTTCAATGGCGAACCCGGTGTACTCTTCATCCTCTTCCAGAAGAAAGTACGGTGCGAATTCCAGACCTTCAACGATTTGTGGAATTCCAACCTTCAGGACTTCCGGTTCAGGCTCGAAATGTTCCATCAGGTACCTTCTGCGCAATTCCGGCAGGGAGCCATCCGCCTCCATCCTGTTGATAGCGGTATTGATCGACGGCAGTAAATCAGCGTGGGAGTTGTGAAGGGCAACCACTCGCTGAACTTCTGCGACAGGCTCGCTGATCGGCAAGATCAGGTGGTCCAGACCTGCTCTGTAGGTCCACGTCTGGACTGAGTCTTCGGGGAATATGACAGCATCGATGTCCTGTGCCAGGAGTGCGAGCAATCCTTCGCCAGGGCTTGATATCGGAACCTCTATCTGATGTTTCAGATACTCGTCGACTCCTGTGGGTCTTCCCGGCAGCACGGATACCCTCAGTGAGCCGTCGAGCGAAGTATCCAGATCGTCCAGACGCGAACTCAGGCCGAAGAGAGCATAGCGTGATGTACCGACGGACTGGGAAAAGACGTTGCTCTGGTTGAAAATCGCTAAATCTGGAGCGCCTGCAAGCATATCCGTCTCACCGGAAATCTGGGCGTCGACCAATGCGGTTATGTTGTCGAAAATCTGGATTTGTACATTGCGCCCAATCTGCTTACCAAGCAATCTGGCAAACTCGACAGAGTAACCGGTATATTCACCGTTGCTTCCGATCTCGAAAACAGGTGGGGCGAGAGTCCATCCTATCTTGAGCGTGGCTTCGGAATCTGAGCGGGCGTTTGTCACCCATAAAGTGGCTGCTACGAGAATTACCATCGCTGCTATAGCACGAAAAGTGATGGGTTCCATTCTAGCCATTGTGTTGCGATCAAACCTCAGTAGCAATACCTGCAGAGCTAGACTTATTATACTGTGGGCACAACGTGTTAGTGCCGAGAGAAGGCTCGATCACGCTTTCTTGAGGTAACTTTCGCAATCATGCTTGCAGTATAGTTCTTTCCTCTCTGCGCACTGTTGCACTAAAACTGAGCAAGTAAATCAGGGTGATAATCATCTGTCGTTATCTTGATTTTATGCTGTTCCATTCTGGTATCAAGAAGCCTGGACATGGCTGCCAGATTATCCAGGGTGATGGTGTTGTCATCCAGTTCGTATAGCTGCCTTGAGCCCTTATACATGAAGTTCATGATAATCATCGCATCCACATTATTGTCTTCTATCAGTGGTTCGATTTTGCGCTGTTTGCGGTAGATGCGATTGAGCTGTTTTTTCAGATTCCATACATAGACCACCTCATTCATGAACGCATTATCTCGACAGTGATAAATCACGTAAGCAGCTATCAAGGCTGCAAGCACGACACCGATGAGGTTCAAGATGAAATGGGATTCCTCCGGCGTGCTGAACCAGCTAATGAGCAGGCTCGAACAGACAATTGAGACGATCATCATTTGGACGACGATCGCTGCAAATATTATCTTGTAGTGCTTGCTGTAGCGTTGTTTGTCAATGGCTCTGAGCTTCATTCAATAGTCCGGATTAGGGTTACTTGAATTTTAACGAAAATGTGTCCCGTGCGCAGGGGTTACAGTCTGGGTGGATTCACTTGCAGTGCCTCTGGTTTTAGGGAAAATGGCACTCGTGCTGGACTGCAAAAAGTTAAGATGAGTGTAATCATCACATTCCAGTGTGTGCTTCGGAAACCAAGCGAGATTCTCAATTGACAGGACCAATTCTGATTTCAATCATCCAGAGCATGATCGCGCTGCTGCTTGCCGGTGCGCTGCTCTTTCCGTTGTTTTCTCGCCCCCATTTCGAACAGAACACAACGACCAGGGTTCTGATCGGCTTGATTTTCGGGATAACCTATGTAGCGCTGTCTCTCAACAGCCTCGTGTTGAATGACGGTGGAGTGCTGAATGCCTCGGCGGGGGTGCTGATCTTTGCTGCGTATCTGGGCGGGCCAGTCGCCGGTGCTATGGTCCTGACGGTTTCGCTGGCTATTCGAGCTGGTTTGGGTGGAGATATGCTCATCCTAGGTCTGGTCATGCAAGCGATATGCGTGTTTGCCGGTTTGTTGCTGCGTATGATCAGACCTTTTTCAATATGGCCACAGCTGCCCAATCGTATTCTGTTTTACGCCCTTGGCGTTTTTCTCGTGATGCATTGCTCAGGCGTCATTCTGGCCATTCTCCTGGATTTGGCGGCTATCACCCCGATTGCTTCTGAATTCGTCGTCTTTATATTGGCAGGACTACTGTCGGTGACAGTTACGTGGGCTGTTATTCAACAAAGCTGGCGGCTGGCCTCTATAGAACGGGAGAACGGTGCACTGCTGCGACAATTGCAACTGATATTCAAAAATTGCGGAATTGGGGTGTTGTACTACAACGGGCGTAGTGGACGGCTCGACTTTGACCCGAGTTTCAGGAAACTCTACGGCCTATCGGAGAACGAGGTGCTTGAACCTTACACTCTCATTTCGCGCCTGGTACATGCCGAAGACCGCGAGGCGGTAAAAGTGCACATTTCGAATGCCATCTACGGCAGCGGAACACATGGCAGCCAGCTGTTTCGGACCTGTAGCGACGATGATCAGTTGCGCCATATACGATCAACCTGGCAGGCCGAGAGCGAGACACCAGAAGGCTTGCGAAACCTCATCGGACTGCACATTGATGTAACCGATGTCACCACTGCACAGCAACAACGAATCGAGGCTCAGCAACAGATCGCAGCCATTGCCGAAAACTTGCCGGGTGTCATCTTTCAGTTGATCTGGCAGAACTGTAGCGTGAAGGAGCTGACGTATATCAGCTCAAAATCCGTCGATTTGTGGGGGCTGACGCAAGAGGCGGTGCATCAGGCCCCCTGTGAGAGTCTTGCAGCTCATTTTGAGGCAGGCGAGGCAGAAAAGGTCAGTAGGGCTATCAATGATGCCGCGAGCAACGGCGGACGTGGTTCCACACGCGTCTGGATGCGGGGCCGGAGCGAAAAAAGGATCAGAGTCGAGCTACAGGTGCAAGCCATGGACCTTGGTAATGGAACTCACCTTGTCAACGGTATCTACGTAGATATCACGAGTGAATCGGCCGCGCAGGAAGAGGCCGATCTACAGGCGGCACTTGCCCGACAATCTCAGAAGAACGAGAGTATCGGTCGGCTTACCGGCGGTGTTGCGCATGATTTCAATAACATCCTGGCTATCATTCTGAGTAACCTTGAACTGCTTCGGGATACGGTTGAAAGCGATAGTCAGAGAGCAATGATAGATGCCGGAATCGGCGCGAGCCATCGAGGGGCCGGTCTGACCCGAAGTATGCTGTCTTTCGCACGAACGGCAAGTCTTGATCCTGAAGCTCTGGACCTGAACACGGTTGTGCGCCATGCCAAGAACTGGATGCACCGCGCCATGCCGGAGTCCGTCGAGGTGGAGATGTCCCTGTTAGCAGGGCTCTGGCCTGTCAGGCTTGATGCATCATTACTTGAAAGTGCGTTGTTGAACCTGATCGTGAATGCGCGTGATGCCATGCACAATCACGGCAAGCTGACGATCGAGACTGCAAACGTACGTATCGACCAATCCTTTATCGACACGCGAAATGAGACGATTTCACCGGGTCGCTACGTCATGCTGGCGGTAAGCGACACCGGCTCTGGGATTGAGGCGGACACTCTGGAATGTATGTTTGATCCTTTTTACACGACAAAGGCGCCAGGAGAGGGCTCAGGCATAGGCCTGTCGATGATACAAGGCTTCGTCAAGCAATCCCTGGGGACTATTCGGGTCTATACCGAGCTGGGAATGGGCACATCCTTCAAGATCTATTTCCCCGTCTGTGACACCGCACCCGTGATCAAGCACAAAAAGATTGACGAAGTGTCGTCGCACGAGTGCAGTGGCGCTCGCATTCTGTTGGTTGAGGACGATGAAAACATTCGCGAGGTTCAACTGGCCATGCTTGAGAGAGGAGGGTATCGGGTTGTCACGGCCAATAGTGGTGATGCTGCGCTGGATATTTTCAACGCTGACTCAGCGTTCGATTTGATAGTAACCGACATTGTCATGCCTGGAGAGCTGCAAGGCACAACTCTGGCCAGTAAGGTCCGTGAAACCAACCTGCAGATTCCCTTTATTTTCATGTCTGGCTATGCAGCCGAAGCGACCGTACATGGGAATGGCCTGAGACCGAAAGATATTCGTTTGATGAAGCCGGTGCCCATGTCCAGTTTGCTGAATTCAGTGGCCGCTGCGCTCAAACTCCGTGATTAACTTGGCAGTATCGACAATGGGTCTTTTAGTGTGGGTGGCTGTGTAACCAGCAGGGTCAGGAGTATAATCTTGAGGCCATGTCTGCGAGCAAGTCCATGAGCATTGAAAAGCACGACCAGTCCGACAATACAGTCAGTGAAACACCTGAACAACTGGCGCAATACCGGCACGCTTTTGAACAGCGCCTGGCAGATATCAATCAGCGTATCGAACAGGTCTGCGCCCGTTCAGGCCGCGCAAGAGGCGATGTGCGCCTGTTGCCGGTGAGCAAGACGGTAGATACCAGTCGCTTGCGCCAGGCCGTCAGTGCCGGTTGCCACCAGCTTGGCGAGAACAAGGTACAAGAGGCCATGGATAAGGCACAGGAACTCAGCGACCTGCCTGTTCAGTGGTCCATCATCGGTCATTTGCAAACCAACAAGGCCAAGTATGTGGCTCGTTTTGCCCATGAAGTCCAGTCGCTTGACTCCCTGAAACTGGCGGAAACGCTGGACAGGCGTTTGCAGCTGGAAGGTCGGGCACTGGATGTCTATGTACAGGTCAACAGCTCGGGGGAGGCCAGTAAGTACGGCCTGGCGCCAGATGATGTCCCGAAGTTCATGACCTCACTGAGCCCCTTCAGCAGTTTGCGCGTGCGCGGCCTGATGACTTTAGCTGTTTTCTCTGCCGACGATGTAACCGTGCGCGAGTGCTTCGTTCGTATGCGGACGTTAAGGGGTCGCTTGCGAGAGGAGCTCCCGGACCCGAGCTTATGCCAGGAGCTGTCCATGGGCATGTCAGGTGATTTTGAAATCGCTATCGAAGAAGGTTCTACCTGCGTACGCGTGGGCCAAGCGCTGTTTGGACCTCGCGCCTTGCCGGATAGCTACTACTGGCCTGGCGAAACCAAATAAGAAGAAATATTCCAGAAAAAACAAGGCAGCGAAATCCTATGGATACCTACACTCAATCAGCACAACCGGTTATCGTGTCTATCCAGTCACAACTGGTGTATGGCTGTGCGGGTAACAACGCCGCCATGCCACTATTGCAGAAACTCGGTGCCACGGTCTACGCGGTGCCCACGGTGCTGTTGTCTAACACGCCTCATTATCCAACGATAGGTGGAATCGACATGGCCTCTGATATCGTCGAGGAGCTGTTGAGCCGCTTGCTTGACCGTGTTCCGGCCACCGGGCTAACAGCCATTCTCACAGGTTACATTCGAGATGCGGCAACCGTCACCGTCGTTGCGAATTTCATTGATCGTATTCGTAAAGAAAATCCTGGCATCATCGTACTGGCGGACCCGGTGATGGGCGATACCGATCTTGGTTTGTTCATACCCGAAGAGGTGGCGCATTGTGTGAAGAGCCAGTTGCTCAGCCGGGCAGATATCTGCACTCCCAACTTGTTTGAAGCGCGCTTCATCATCGGAGAGGATGAGGTGGAGCCTCAGGATTTGCAGGTTGCTCTGCGGGCAGCCGGGGCTGGTATCAGTGTGATAACCGGGCTTGGTCTTGAGCAGGGCGCAAGCGAGGTACAGACAGTCGCCTGTCAGGGCGCTCAGCGCTGGAGTACCAGTACACCGCGGCTGGATATAAGGCCTACGGGCACTGGTGATTTACTCGCTGCCGCCTTCTTGTTTCACTGGCTGGCTACACGCGATGTGTCGATGGCATTGCAACAGTCTGTGGACAACGTATATTCCATCATGCGGCAAGCCGCAGACATGAGCCTGCAGGAGCTTGAACCAGCGCGCCTATAGAGAGGACTTTCTGATCAAGGACCCTGTATAGGGACCTGTGAGCAATTGTGAAAAAACTGGGTATTGAGTCGATTGTTGGCCGATGAAACATCAAGAAGCTGTAGGCGCAGCCGCTGTTTCATGGACCAGGGGGTGTATTGCCCCAGCCCGTATCATGGACAATGAATTCGAGGACAATCAAACGGATAAGCCGGTCTCGCTACTGCCTATGGCTCGTATGGTTTCTGATTTGCCTTGCCCCTGTGGGTCATCCCTTGGCGGATATTGGCGGATATGCTGATCCTCTTGAGCCGCCGGTCAGTGTTCTTGAGGACCCGACCGGCGAGTTGACGATTGCTGACATCGTCGCTGCCGATGAGCAGTTCTCAACCAGTATCGGGGCATCATTCAATTTTGGTTTTACCCGTTCGGCCTACTGGTTTGCCACGCAACTCGAACGGCCCGCAAACGGCAACTCCCTGTTTCTGAAAATATCGTATCCACTGCTGGATCAGATTGATTTGTATCTGCGTTCGGATGATGGCAGAAATAAACAGTTTGCAGCCGGGGATAGTTTTGAGTTCGACACACGGCAGGTAAATCACCGAGCCTTCATATTTCCGATATTCTTTGAGCCCGGTGAGCAGACTCTACAGGTATATCTGCGAGTAAAAACCACAAGCGCCATGCAGGTGCCCATCAGCGTGTGGGACCCCGAGGCCTTTCATAGTGAAAGTTATGATGAGCAGATAGTACTGGGTCTCTACTATGGTCTGCTGCTAGCCATCATGGTGTCCAATATCATGCTGGCACTGTCTGTCAGAGAGCCGGTTTATGCTTACTACTCGGCATACATAATGTTCTATGGCGGGTTTCAGCTCTGTCTGAATGGGCTGGCTTTCGAATACCTGTGGCCCACCTCTACCTACCTTGCGCAAAAAGGGACGGTCATGTTCATGGCTCTCAGTGCGGTCATGGCAACAGCCTTCTCAGCAGAAATACTGGAGATAAAGAAGGAGTCTGGGCGTCTACGAGCGTGTTTCATCGCCTTTGGCCTGATCAATATGGGGTCGGTCTTGCTTTGTATTGCGTTGCCGTACTCCATTGCCATACAACTTCAGACGCTGTTGACGACAGCAGGCACGATCCTGTTTTTCTGTGCCGGTATGATGCAGCTTCGTCGTGGGGTCGCAGCTGCTCGCTACTATCTGTTTGCCTGGACCATGTTTTTGCTGGGTATCTTCATCTATAGTTTGAAGACCTACGCTGTGCTACCAGAGAACGTTTTCACCGAATATGCCATCCAGGTGGGGTCCGCTATGGAGACTCTATTGCTGTCTTTTGCTATTGCGCACCGATTCAAGGTCTTGCGAGAAGACAAATTGCGCTTGCAGAGTGAGTCCACCGAGCTGTTGGAGACTCGAGTTTCAGAAAGGACACTGGAGCTGGAGCAAACGCTGCTGGAGTTGTCGACCGTGAATTCGCGTCTGGAAAAACTCAGCATTGTAGATCCCTTGAGTGGTCTTTTCAATCGAGCGTATTTCAATGGCAACTTTGACAGGATGTGGAAGCTGGCACAAGAAGAGCAGAGGAGCATGGCGATGCTCATGATCGACATAGATCACTTCAAGCAGGTCAATGACAAGCATGGTCATCTGGTCGGCGACAACGTTATCAGCGTTGTCAGCAAGCTGATTTCTGACACAGTGTCTCGAAAAGAGGATTTTGTTGTCCGATACGGTGGCGAAGAATTCGCTGTGGTATTACCTGATACAGATTTACAGATGGCAACGGTATTGGCCGAAAAAATTCGTGTCGCGGTCAATGAATTTGTCAGCGAGCTGGAAGCTGTGAGCCGGGTTGGTCGCATCAGTGTGAGTATTGGCGTTGCCGGCGGTATTCCAGCGGCTGCTGATTCGGAAGCTGGTAGTGAGACCTTGTTGTCACAGGCAGATAGTGCACTTTATGATGCTAAAAATCAGGGCAGGAATCGTGTGTGCCGGGCACCCGACAGCCATTCGCAGGAACCGTTTAATGATCCAGACTTTCGCAAGGTGCACCTGGGCTAAAGGCGGTCCCTAGCGAGTCGTCTACCTCCGGATTCAGCCTCGGCCATGTCTTCTGCTACATCCTCTATGGAGGGCTCATGTTTTCACGATGTCTGATGCCATGCAAGCACGGTAGAGGATGAGCTGCTTGCTGGCGTGGTGATATGCATTCATCAATGAACTCAAAAATATGAATTTCTATATTTGTTCCAAAAGAAGATAAGATTAGTGTACAGATAGGTTGGGAAAGTAGCTCGATACCCTGATTCGTGCAGTGCCTGGAGAGAGATTACGCATGTTCTTACGAGTCCCCGGAATGGTTGGTACAACCATGGGTATTGCGATGATTATCACCACCACATTAGCATTGGCTGACGTGACTTTACCTGATGAGGTGGTGGTGGAGAACCTGAGAATCGAGAAATCACTCTCAGGCTCACCCGGTGATGCTGCACAGGGGCGCAAGACGTTTGCCGATCGCAGTCTGGGCAATTGTCTTGCTTGCCACCTCAATTCAGATCTGAGTGATGAGTTGTTCCACGGCAATGTCGGGCCCTCGCTAGACGGCGTTGCCACACGCTGGAAGCCGGAACAGCTGCGTACCATCGTCGTGAATGCCAAGAAAGTCTTCACTGAACGCACCATTATGCCAGGGTTCTACTCACTGGACGTCGGGGAAGACGTGCGTGAGGATCTCATCGGTAAAACCATCCTCACGGCTCAGCAAGTTGAGGATGTTGTGGCGTATCTGAACACCCTTGAATAGCTTTGATCTCATGGATATTCTGGAGTATATTAATCAATGAGCATTAGTAGACGAAGTTTA is a window encoding:
- the soxX gene encoding sulfur oxidation c-type cytochrome SoxX, coding for MFLRVPGMVGTTMGIAMIITTTLALADVTLPDEVVVENLRIEKSLSGSPGDAAQGRKTFADRSLGNCLACHLNSDLSDELFHGNVGPSLDGVATRWKPEQLRTIVVNAKKVFTERTIMPGFYSLDVGEDVREDLIGKTILTAQQVEDVVAYLNTLE
- a CDS encoding sensor domain-containing diguanylate cyclase → MGHPLADIGGYADPLEPPVSVLEDPTGELTIADIVAADEQFSTSIGASFNFGFTRSAYWFATQLERPANGNSLFLKISYPLLDQIDLYLRSDDGRNKQFAAGDSFEFDTRQVNHRAFIFPIFFEPGEQTLQVYLRVKTTSAMQVPISVWDPEAFHSESYDEQIVLGLYYGLLLAIMVSNIMLALSVREPVYAYYSAYIMFYGGFQLCLNGLAFEYLWPTSTYLAQKGTVMFMALSAVMATAFSAEILEIKKESGRLRACFIAFGLINMGSVLLCIALPYSIAIQLQTLLTTAGTILFFCAGMMQLRRGVAAARYYLFAWTMFLLGIFIYSLKTYAVLPENVFTEYAIQVGSAMETLLLSFAIAHRFKVLREDKLRLQSESTELLETRVSERTLELEQTLLELSTVNSRLEKLSIVDPLSGLFNRAYFNGNFDRMWKLAQEEQRSMAMLMIDIDHFKQVNDKHGHLVGDNVISVVSKLISDTVSRKEDFVVRYGGEEFAVVLPDTDLQMATVLAEKIRVAVNEFVSELEAVSRVGRISVSIGVAGGIPAAADSEAGSETLLSQADSALYDAKNQGRNRVCRAPDSHSQEPFNDPDFRKVHLG
- the pdxY gene encoding pyridoxal kinase codes for the protein MDTYTQSAQPVIVSIQSQLVYGCAGNNAAMPLLQKLGATVYAVPTVLLSNTPHYPTIGGIDMASDIVEELLSRLLDRVPATGLTAILTGYIRDAATVTVVANFIDRIRKENPGIIVLADPVMGDTDLGLFIPEEVAHCVKSQLLSRADICTPNLFEARFIIGEDEVEPQDLQVALRAAGAGISVITGLGLEQGASEVQTVACQGAQRWSTSTPRLDIRPTGTGDLLAAAFLFHWLATRDVSMALQQSVDNVYSIMRQAADMSLQELEPARL
- a CDS encoding YggS family pyridoxal phosphate-dependent enzyme, with product MSIEKHDQSDNTVSETPEQLAQYRHAFEQRLADINQRIEQVCARSGRARGDVRLLPVSKTVDTSRLRQAVSAGCHQLGENKVQEAMDKAQELSDLPVQWSIIGHLQTNKAKYVARFAHEVQSLDSLKLAETLDRRLQLEGRALDVYVQVNSSGEASKYGLAPDDVPKFMTSLSPFSSLRVRGLMTLAVFSADDVTVRECFVRMRTLRGRLREELPDPSLCQELSMGMSGDFEIAIEEGSTCVRVGQALFGPRALPDSYYWPGETK